A stretch of the Papaver somniferum cultivar HN1 chromosome 6, ASM357369v1, whole genome shotgun sequence genome encodes the following:
- the LOC113285454 gene encoding berberine bridge enzyme-like 8, whose product MRTTTSFRSFLLLFGSILLSFIVCSNAFAITHGDFLVCISLHSKTTSIPIYTPENANYTSILQSTIWVLGLNSSTTPKPFLILTPLEESHVQAAVICSRKHGIQIKVRSGGHDFEGLSYVSDIPFIIVDLSNLREVNVDIENKLAWVQSGATTGELYYKIAENSDILGFPAATCTTVGIGGYISGGGYGAMFRKYGTAGDNVIDARIVDVHGRILNRKSMGEGLFWAIRGGGGGSFGIVLSWKIRLVPVPPTVTVFRVDRFLAEGATLLVHKWQDIAHRLPEELILFLSLGVANATAKDEKTVRATFTSLFLGDAKKLKIVMKETFPELCLNKNDFIEMRWIQSILFLDNLPTNSSIDILRGRSTVKSYFKGKSDYVRQPISQTGLELIWERLLNDELAGMNLTPYGGRMSEIAESETPFPHRNGTLFKILYVAAWNEVASSEKYINRLRKMYEFMTPYVSKWPREAYVNYRDLDLGEMSKNGTTSYSQARIWGTKYFKGNFDRLVNVKTKVDPDNFFRHEQSIPSIA is encoded by the coding sequence ATGAGAACTACTACTTCATTTAGATCCTTCTTACTATTATTCGGTTCAATATTATTGTCTTTCATTGTCTGCTCGAATGCGTTTGCAATAACGCATGGCGATTTCCTTGTATGCATTTCCCTTCATTCTAAAACTACTTCCATACCGATCTATACCCCGGAAAATGCTAACTATACATCTATTTTGCAATCCACTATTTGGGTGCTAGGATTGAATTCATCAACCACTCCCAAACCCTTCCTTATATTAACACCTTTGGAAGAATCGCATGTTCAAGCCGCTGTAATTTGTTCTAGAAAGCATGGGATTCAGATAAAAGTTCGAAGTGGAGGCCATGACTTTGAAGGACTTTCATATGTATCAGATATTCCATTCATTATTGTTGATTTGTCCAATCTCCGAGAAGTCAACGTGGATATAGAGAATAAACTAGCATGGGTTCAGTCTGGTGCAACTACAGGTGAACTCTATTACAAAATTGCAGAGAATAGCGACATTCTAGGCTTTCCTGCGGCGACTTGCACAACTGTAGGTATTGGTGGGTACATTAGTGGAGGTGGGTACGGGGCCATGTTCAGGAAATATGGCACAGCAGGTGACAATGTCATTGATGCACGAATAGTGGATGTTCATGGTAGAATACTTAATAGAAAATCCATGGGAGAAGGTTTGTTTTGGGCCATTAGAGGAGGTGGTGGAGGTAGCTTTGGAATCGTCCTTTCATGGAAGATCAGATTAGTACCCGTGCCACCTACCGTAACGGTCTTTAGAGTGGACAGATTCTTAGCAGAAGGTGCAACTTTGCTTGTTCATAAGTGGCAAGATATTGCTCACAGACTTCCTGAAGAGCTTATCCTATTTCTCTCGTTAGGCGTAGCAAATGCTACTGCAAAAGATGAAAAAACTGTTAGAGCAACATTCACGTCCCTATTTCTTGGGGATGCTAAAAAGCTTAAAATTGTGATGAAGGAGACATTTCCTGAATTGTGTTtgaataaaaatgattttattgAAATGCGTTGGATTCAATCTATACTCTTCTTGGATAACCTACCTACTAACAGTTCCATTGATATTTTAAGGGGTAGGTCAACCGTGAAGTCATACTTTAAGGGAAAATCTGATTATGTAAGACAACCCATTTCGCAAACTGGTCTAGAATTGATATGGGAAAGATTGCTAAACGATGAGTTAGCTGGTATGAATTTAACGCCTTATGGTGGAAGGATGAGTGAAATTGCAGAATCTGAAACTCCTTTCCCACACAGAAATGGAACCTTATTTAAGATTCTTTACGTTGCTGCTTGGAATGAGGTTGCCTCATCTGAAAAGTATATAAATCGCCTGAGAAAAATGTATGAATTCATGACTCCTTATGTCTCTAAGTGGCCAAGAGAAGCATATGTGAATTATAGAGATCTTGATTTGGGGGAAATGAGTAAAAATGGCACAACTAGTTACTCACAAGCCAGGATTTGGGGCACCAAGTACTTCAAGGGTAACTTTGACAGATTGGTAAATGTGAAGACCAAAGTTGATCCGGACAATTTCTTTAGACACGAACAAAGTATTCCCAGTATCGCATAG